A single genomic interval of Nomascus leucogenys isolate Asia chromosome 3, Asia_NLE_v1, whole genome shotgun sequence harbors:
- the SLC35D3 gene encoding solute carrier family 35 member D3, with protein sequence MRQLCRGRVLGISVAIAHGVFSGSLNILLKFLISRYQFSFLTLVQCLTSSTAALSLELLRRLGLIAVPPFGLSLARSFAGVAVLSTLQSSLTLWSLRGLSLPMYVVFKRCLPLVTMLIGVLVLKNGAPSPGVLAAVLITTCGAALAGAGDLTGDPIGYVTGVLAVLVHAAYLVLIQKASADTEHGPLTAQYVIAVSATPLLVICSFASTDSIHAWTFPGWKDPAMVCIFVACIVIGCAMNFTTLHCTYINSAVTTSFVGVVKSIATITVGMVAFSDVEPTSLFIAGVVVNTLGSIIYCVAKFMETRKQSNYEDLEAQPGGEEAQLSGDQLPFVMEELPWEGGNGRSEGGEAAGGPAQQSRQEVRGSPRGVPLVAGSSEEGSRRSLKDAYLEVWRLVRGTRYMKKDYLIENEELPSP encoded by the exons ATGCGGCAGCTGTGCCGGGGCCGCGTGCTGGGCATCTCGGTGGCCATCGCACACGGGGTCTTCTCGGGCTCCCTCAACATCTTGCTCAAGTTCCTCATCAGCCGCTACCAGTTCTCCTTCCTGACCCTGGTGCAGTGCCTGACCAGCTCCACCGCTGCGCTGAGCCTGGAGCTGCTGCGGCGCCTCGGGCTCATCGCCGTGCCCCCCTTCGGTCTGAGCCTGGCGCGCTCCTTCGCGGGGGTCGCGGTGCTCTCCACGCTGCAGTCCAGCCTCACGCTCTGGTCCCTGCGCGGCCTCAGCCTGCCCATGTACGTGGTCTTCAAGCGCTGCCTGCCCCTGGTCACCATGCTCATCGGCGTCCTGGTGCTCAAGAACGGCGCGCCCTCGCCAGGGGTGCTGGCGGCGGTGCTCATCACCACCTGCGGCGCCGCCCTGGCAG GAGCCGGCGACCTGACGGGCGACCCCATCGGGTACGTCACGGGAGTGCTGGCGGTGCTGGTGCACGCTGCCTACCTGGTGCTCATCCAGAAGGCCAGCGCAGACACCGAGCACGGGCCGCTCACCGCTCAGTACGTCATCGCCGTCTCTGCCACCCCGCTGCTGGTCATCTGCTCCTTCGCCAGCACCGACTCCATCCACGCCTGGACCTTCCCGGGCTGGAAGGACCCGGCCATGGTCTGCATCTTCGTGGCCTGCATCGTGATCGGCTGCGCCATGAACTTCACCACGCTGCACTGCACCTACATCAACTCGGCCGTGACCACCAGCTTTGTGGGCGTGGTGAAGAGCATCGCCACCATCACGGTGGGCATGGTGGCCTTCAGCGACGTGGAGCCCACCTCTCTGTTCATTGCCGGCGTGGTGGTGAACACCCTGGGCTCCATCATTTACTGTGTGGCCAAGTTCATGGAGACCAGAAAGCAAAGTAACTACGAGGACCTGGAggcccagcctgggggagaggaGGCGCAGCTAAGTGGAGACCAGCTGCCATTCGTGATGGAGGAGCTGCCCTGGGAGGGAGGAAATGGCCGGTCAGAAGGTGGGGAGGCAGCAGGTGGCCCCGCTCAGCAGAGCAGGCAAGAGGTCAGGGGCAGCCCCCGAGGAGTCCCGCTAGTGGCTGGGAGCTCTGAAGAAGGGAGCAGGAGGTCGTTAAAAGATGCTTACCTCGAGGTGTGGAGGTTGGTTAGGGGAACCAGGTATATGAAGAAGGATTATTTGATAGAAAACGAGGAGTTACCCAGTCCTTGA